The sequence below is a genomic window from Qipengyuania flava.
CATCGCCCCGCAGGCGATCACGCCGAAGCCGCCCGCGTTGGAGATGGCGGACACGAGGTTGCGTTCCGACACCCAGCTCATCGCGCCGCACAGGATGGCGGTTTCGCCGCCGAGGAATTCTGCGCCGCGCTGCATCAGGCGGGCGGTCTTGGGATAAGTGGTCATGGATGGCGCGAATAGGGGCAAGCGCGCGTGGCGGCAAGCAATTGCCTTGCCGGGGAACGCGGGCGCGCTAGTCTCGTGGCGAACCGAATGGGACGGGGCGCATGTTGAAAACGGCTGTGTTGGTGTCCGGGGCGCTCGCAGCGCTCGTCTGGCTGTTGCCGAGCCTCGTGATCATCGGCTTCTTCCTGCTGTTTGTGCCCGGTTTCGTGCTCAGCCTGATGCCGACGGTCTTCGTCTATCTCGCAGCGACCTACCTCATCCGCCTGGTCTTGCCGCTTCCCGAAGGCCCCCTGTCGACTGCCCTTGCTTTCGCCATTGCGCTCGCCATCGGTTGGGCAGTGATGCAGCCCTCACGCGCGCAGGCGATCCGGGAGTTCCAGGCGGCCATCGAACCCGATGTTACCGACGGGAAGCCGGTAGCGCTTTCGGGCGACGTACTATGGTCGAAACCGGCAGCGTTCGGAGGAGAGACAGGTACGCCGACCTGCGACGGACTGTGCGCCGTCCTGCTAAATCTGGGAGACGTTAGCTCCGTCACGGTGGCCGAGGGTGATGAGAGCGCGACCTATCGCCTGATCCGTGCACCTGAGCGCCCCGCTGTGCCCTTCCCGCAGGACATGTCCGAAATCCAGCGCCATATCCCGGAGCCCGGCGATCTTCCTTCGGGCAACGTGAGCATCGACCGGATGCTGTTTCGCGGCATGGCAATCGAGGCGCGCTGGGCGCTGCGCTACGCCAATGGGGACCGGCTCGACGTTTCGAAGGACGCGCCGGAACCCGATTTCACGGTCCGCTGGCAACGGGGCGACGCGCGCGCAGCAACCAGCGTAGCGCGCTACGCCATCCTCGATGGAAACGGCCAGGCGCTCTACCGCGAGAGCCGGGTGACCGCGCATGTGCCAGCCCGCGTTTTTCACTTCGCGTTCCGCGGCGGGTCGGCGGTGGACGGGTTTTCCTCAGCGCATTTCGCCATCGGCCGCGACGCCATGACCGAAGCACCGTCGCTCCCCTCGGGCGCGGATCAGGGGCGCCTCTATGCGCGGATCGACCTGCCGTCGCCAGTGGCCAAGCTGCCCGCACCGCCTCCCGAACCGGGAAGCGCGCAGCGACTTCTCGACCTGCTTGCCGGAGCGCTATCCTTTGCGCCCGGCGAGCAACGCCAGGCAATCGTCGAGGCCGTGCGCAGCTCCTTCATAATCCACGGGCCGGACCTTGCGGAAGCCCGCGCACCGCTCACCGCAGCGCTGGAGCAAAAGAACGGCCCGCTCAGTGGCACCGTTGCCGAGAACGCGCGCTGGATGTTTGCCATGCTGCGGATGGGCGCGCGCGAAGAGGATCTGCCCTTCCCGCCCGGCTATTCGGACCACGCACGCGAGGAGACGCTCACCCTCGCGCTCAAGTGGATCCAGCGCTACGAGGACGCGCTGGCCCCTCAGGAATAGTGCAGGGACACCTTGCGCGCCGCGTCGCGCGCCGCCGCGCGGGCCGTGTCGGTATCGCTCCCCGTTGCCAGCGCCACGCCCATGCGGCGGTAGGGCCGGCTGGTCGGCTTGGAGAATATCCGAATGTCCGCGCCGCCCTCCATCGCTTCGGCGAGGCCCGAATAGGTCACCGTCTCGCTGTCCTGATCGGCCAGGATCACGGCGCTCGCCGCCGGACGCGCGCGGATCGTGTCGGGAACCGGCAGCCCCATCACCGCGCGGGCGTGCAGATCGAATTCAGTGAGGTTCTGGCTGACCAGCGTGACCATGCCGGTATCGTGCGGACGCGGCGAGAGTTCGGAGAAAATCACCTCCTCGCCCTTTACGAAAAACTCGACGCCGAACAGGCCGTATCCGCCAAGGTCGTCGACCACCGTTTTCGCCATGGCCTGTGCCTTGGCGATGGCATCGTCCGACATCGGCGTCGGCTGCCAGCTTTCCTGGTAGTCGCCGCGCTCCTGCCGGTGGCCGATTGGCGGGCAGAAGGTAACGCCGCCCTTGTGACGCACCGTGAGCAGCGTGATCTCATAGTCGAAATCGACGAACTGCTCGACAATCACGCGCTGCCTGTCGCCGCGCATGTTGGCGTGGGCGTAATCCCAGGCGGCCTCCTGCTCCTCTTCCCGGCGGACGGTCGACTGGCCCTTGCCCGAGGAGGACATCACCGGCTTGATGACGCAGGGCAGCCCCGTGTGCTGGGCCGCGGCCTTCACTTCCTCGAGGTTCTTGGCGTAGCGGTATTTCGACGTCACGAGGCCGAGATCGTTCGCGGCAAGGTCGCGGATCGCGTCGCGGTTCATGGTGAGCTGCGCGGCACGTGCGGAAGGAACGACGGTGAAGCCTTCCTCTTCGAGCTCGGCCAGCACCGAGGTGCGGATCGCCTCGATCTCGGGAACGATGTAGTCGGGCTGGTGCTGCTCGGCGACCCGGCGAAGCGCCTCGCCATCGAGCATCGAAAAAACCTCCCGCGCATCGGCCACCTGCATGGCGGGTGCCGCGTCATAGGCGTCGCAGGCAATGACATAGGCACCCAGCCGCTTGGCCGAGATGACGAATTCGCGCCCCAGTTCGCCCGAACCGAGCAGGAGGATTTTTGCGGTGTGGCTCACGCCACCTCATCCGCAGCATCCAGCCCGTAAGCCGTGTGCAGGACGCGCACCGCCAGTTCGGTTTCGTCCTCGTCGATCAGCACGCTGACCTTGATTTCCGAGGTCGTGATCGCCTGGATGTTGATCCCTCGATCGGCCAGCGCCTTGAACATGGTGCTGGCAACGCCCGCGTGGCTCTTCATGCCGACACCGACCACGCTGATTTTGGCGACCTGGCTGTCGGTGATCAGGCGGTTGAAGCCGATGTCGCCGCGCTTGTCTTCGAGCAGCGCCTGCGCGCGGGCGAGGTCGGCCTGCGGCACGGTGAAGGTCACGTCGGTCTCGCCCTTGTCGCGGCCCACGTTCTGGATGATCATGTCGACATTGATGCTGGCCGCCGCCAGCGGTTCGAAGATATGGGCCACGGCGCCGGGCTTGTCGGGCACGCGGGTGAGGATCACCTTCGCCTCGTTCTTGTCGTGCGCGATGCCGGTTACGTGCTGGCGTTCCACTTCGCCCTTCTCCACCAATTCATCCATTTCGTCCTCCGACACGATCATCGTACCGGGGTGTTCGTCGGCGGGGATCGCGTCCTCGCCCACGAAGCTGGAGAGGACCTGCACGCGCACGCCCTCCTTCATGGCCAGGCCCACACTGCGCGTCTGGAGCACCTTGGCCCCGACGCTCGCGAGCTCGAGCATTTCCTCGTAAGTCACCGCCTTCTGCTTCTTCGCCTTGGCAACGATGCGCGGGTCGGTGGTGTAGACGCCGTCGACATCGGTGTAGATGTCGCAGCGGTCAGCCTTGACGGCAGCGGCCACGGCCACGGCCGAAGTGTCCGATCCGCCGCGCCCAAGCGTCGTCACGCGGCCATCGGCGCCACGGCCCTGGAAGCCGGGGATCACGGCAATCTCGCCGCGTTCCATGCTGGCGATCAGCTCGTCTGCGTCGATGCTGTCGATGCGGGCCTTGGCATGGGCTTCGATCGTGTTGACCGGTAGCTGCCAGCCCAGCCAGCTGCGCGCCTTGCAGCCGAGCGATTGCAGCGTGAGCGCGAGCAGCCCGCTCGTCACCTGTTCGCCGCTGGCGACCACGACGTCGTATTCGGCCGGGTCGTACATGGCGTTGGCTTCGCGGCAGAAGTTCACCAGGCGGTCGGTCTCGCCCGCCATCGCGCTGACGACGACGGCGACCTCGTGCCCGCGCGCCTGCTGTTTGCGCACGATGTTGGCGACGCGCCGGATGCGCTCGGTCCCCGCCATGGAGGTGCCGCCGAATTTCATCACGATACGTGCCAAGGAGGTAAGTCTCCGTGCTGGAATGCGTAGGCTATGGCTGCTAGCCACGCGGCATGAGCGATGCAACCACGAGCGCCAGTAGCAATACTTCAGGCGGCCCAACGATCCGGCCGGAAGAAGCCGCCCATTTCGGCCAGCTTGCCAAGGACTGGTGGGACCCCAAGGGCTCCTCGGCCATGCTCCACCGGCTGAACCCGGTACGCCTTGCCTACCTGCGCGAAGCGATCGACCTGCACTGGGCGGGCGATATCGAGGCGCGCCGCCCGCTAGCGGGTAAGAGCGCGCTCGACGTCGGCTGCGGCGCGGGCTTGCTGTGCGAACCGCTGGCCCGCCTCGGCGCCGAGGTGACCGGTGTCGACGCCGCGCCCGAGAACACCGCCGCGGCTGCACTGCACGCCGAAGGCGGCGGGCTCGAGATCCGCTATATCGCCGGCGAGATCGGCAGCCTCGACATCGGCACATTCGACCTCGTCACCGCCATGGAAGTGATCGAACACGTGGCGGACAAGCAGGCCTTCGTCGCGGCGCTGGCAGCGCGGCTTGCACCGGGCGGGCTGATGGTCCTGTCCACGCCCAACCGCACGCCGCAATCGCGCCTGCTGATGATCGGTGCGGCGGAAGGCGTGGGGCTGATTCCCAAGGGCACGCACCATTGGGACGATTTCATCACGCCGGAGGAACTCGGCGCGCTGCTGGCAGAGGCCGGGCTCGACATGGGCGAACCGCGCGGGATCGGCTTCTCGCCCACCAGGGGGCTTCACCTATCGGATGATCTCGCGCTGAATTACATCGTCACCGCTCGAGCGCGCTGAGCACCGGCGCCGGGTCGTCGGTAAAAACGCCGTCCGCGCCCGAGGCCATCACCAGCTGCACGAGCGCGGCCAGATTGCCCGTATCACCCTCCGCTTCGCCGCGCCGCAGCGCCGGAGGGAGGAAAGCGTTTTCCTTACGCAGCGTCCAGGGATGGACCTTCAGCCCCGCCTGGTGCGCCGCTGCGACCAGCCCGGTCGGCGTGCCGTCTGCCTTGAGAACGTGGCCGAGGTAGGGCCCGATCCCGTCGGCATAGGTCGCAACTTCAGCGAGGCCGGAGGGCGTCATGATGTCGGCCCAGCCCATCGCCGGTTCGTCGTAAGGGCCGCCCTGCGAGGAGATCAGCAGCACCAGCGGCGTATCGACCAGCGCGTTCATTCGCTTGAGCGGCCCCACCTCGAAGACTTGGACGAACACGGGCGCATCGCTGCCGTCCAGGCCGGCGTCCTCAAGCGCAGTGGCCAGGAGGTCGACCGTGTCGATGCCTTCTTCCTGCAGCAGCCAGGTCGGATGCTTGAGTTCAGGATAGAGCCCGATGGTCCGCCCGGTCTCGGTTTCCTTGGCCTGCACCAGCGCAAGTATCTCGGCAAAGGTCGGAATCTGGTAGAGCCCGTCGAAGCGCGCGTTGGCAGGCCGCAATTCCGGCAGCCGCTCGCGCACCCGCAAAGTGCGTAGCTCGGCAAGCGTAAAGTCCTCCGCGAACCAGCCGGTCACCGCGCGGCCCTCGATTGTCTTGGTCCGCTTGCGGTCGGCGAACTCCTCGCGAACGGCGACATCGGTGGTTTCGCCAATCTCGGTTTCGTGGCGCGCGACCAGGTGGAGATCCTTCGTCACCACAAGATCGGGTTCGATGTAGTCTGCGCCTTGGTCGATCGCCCGTTCGTAGGCAGCCAACGTGTGCTCGGGCCGTTCGCCGCTCGATCCGCGGTGGGCGATGACGAGGAAATCGGAGTCCGCCGCGTATGCTGAATTTAGAGTAAACAGCGCGGCAAGCATTGCCAGCAAGGTGGCCTTAACCCGCCTGGCTAGAATGGACTTCATCATGTTCAAGAAGCTCCTCATCGCCTCGGCCCTCGTTCTCGGCCTCATCTACGGGTCTGGCAGCGACCTCGGCGCGGTCAAGCGTTCGATCACCGGTGTCACGAACGACAACGCGCGCGGCGTGACCGCCGGCAGCAACGAAGGCTGGAGCACCGGCAGCGGTTATTGAAGCGCGGCCGCCCAGGCGTCTTCCTTAAATCCGACCAGCAGCCCGCCCGCGTGTTCGACCACGGGGCGCTTGATCATGCTGGGATTCGCTTCGAGCAGCTGCACCGCCTTCTCCGCATCGACGCCTTCCTTCTCCGCATCGGGCAGCTGGCGCCAGGTCGTGCCGCGCCGGTTGAGCACAGTGTCGACGCCTTCCGCTTCGATCCAGGCAGAAAGCTTCTCAGGATCGGCGCCTTCCTTCTTGTAGTCGTGGAAGGTGTAGCCAATTCCCTGCGTGTCGAGCCAGCGGCGCGCCTTCTTGATGGTGTCGCAATTGGGAATGCCATAGAGATGGATGGTCACAGATCGGGTCCTTCAGGATGGAACGGGTGGAACAAGGTCCTGGCCGGGAAAAGCCGGACCCGAAGGGCGGATGAGGGACGGCTCTAACGGCTCTCGCCTGTGTAGGACAGGGGGCATCCCAAGAGCCTGGAGAAGGCTGATCCCATCTGTTGGTGAAATTTCCCAAGATTGCGGAAACATGAACGAGGGCCATTCGCAAACGGGAGAGAGAAACCCCAGAATTCTGCGGTTTTTCGAGTTTGGCACGCCCCCTGCAATCCTTTTGGCATCCGGCAAGACGGTCTTGCCGACAGACTGAACCAAAGGAATTGACCCATGATCGCTTCGACCAACCAGAACCTCTTCGCCGCTGCTTTCGCCATCGCCATCTCGGCTGCGCTGTTCGCTTCGGCCATCATCCCCGCCAGCCCGGCCGTCTTTGCCTGACACCCCGCCGAGAGCCGCGCCAACCGGCGGACTTTCGGCTCACAAAGGAAACCAACCCATGTTCGATACGACCAACCAGAGCCTGTTCGCAGCCGCCTTCGCCGTCACCGTTTCGGCTGTCCTGTTCGCCACTGCCATCGTCCCGGCAAGCCCCGCGGTCTTCGCCTGATCGGCTAGACCCGCCCACCCCTCGCGCGCTTCCCCCCGAATATCAGCGCGAGGGCGTCAGATGCGCATCGGCAATCGCCACGGCGAGCGCATCGGCTGCATCGGCCCCGGCAATCTTTGCGCCGGGTAGCAGCACCGCCAGCATAGCCTGGACCTGGCGCTTGTCGGCGCCGCCCGTTCCCACCACCGCTTTCTTGACCAGCCGCGCCGCGTGTTCGTTCACCGGCAGGCCCGCCGCGCCGCAGGCCGCCAGCACGCAGCCGCGCGCCTGCGCGAGCTTGAGGGTCGATTGCGGGTTCTTGTTGACGAAGACCTCTTCGGCCGCCGCGCGCTCGGGCGCGTACTCCCCGATCACCTCCACAAGCGCTTCCTGAAGCCCGGCCAGCCGCAGCGCCATCGGCGCCTTCGCATCGGTCGGCACCTGCCCATTGGCGATATGCGTGATGCGCGAGCCTTCTGCCCGGATCACGCCCCAGCCCGTGCAGCTAAGCGATGGGTCGAGGCCGAGGATCAACATGGGGACGCGCTTACCACTCGGGCAGCCCGATCATCCAGCCGAGCCGCCAGGCCAGCGCCAGCAGGAAGGCTCCGCCTAGAATCGAGGCAAGGAGCCAGTCCCTGAGACGCATGGCAGGCCGACTTATCCGCCGACCTTGTCCATGATATCGTCGGAAATGTCGTAATTGCCCCAGACGGTCTGGACGTCGTCGTCATCTTCGAGCGCGTCGATCAGCTTGAGCAGCGTGCCCGCGCCCTTTTCGTCCATTTCGACGGTGAGGTTGGGCTTCCAGGCGAGCTTTACGGTTTCCGCTTCGCCCAGCGCCTTTTCAAGATCGCCGGCAACCTGGTGCAGGTCTTCCGCCGCGGTCCAGATCTCGTGACCGTCTTCCGAGGAAGAGATATCGTCCGCGCCCGCTTCCATCGCGGCTTCGAGGACCTTTTCCTCATCGCCCGCATCGGCCGGGTAGAAGATGAAGCCAAGGCGTTCGAAACCGTGGGCAACAGACCCTTCGGTGCCGAGGTTGCCGCCATTCTTCGAGAAGGCCGTGCGCACGGCGGTGGCGGTGCGGTTGCGGTTGTCGGTCAGCGCCTCGACGATGATCGCGCTGCCGCCCGGGCCGTAGCCTTCGTAGCGGACTTCTTCGTAGTTCTCGTCATCGCCGCTGGTCGCCTTGTCGATCGCGCGC
It includes:
- the purT gene encoding formate-dependent phosphoribosylglycinamide formyltransferase; amino-acid sequence: MSHTAKILLLGSGELGREFVISAKRLGAYVIACDAYDAAPAMQVADAREVFSMLDGEALRRVAEQHQPDYIVPEIEAIRTSVLAELEEEGFTVVPSARAAQLTMNRDAIRDLAANDLGLVTSKYRYAKNLEEVKAAAQHTGLPCVIKPVMSSSGKGQSTVRREEEQEAAWDYAHANMRGDRQRVIVEQFVDFDYEITLLTVRHKGGVTFCPPIGHRQERGDYQESWQPTPMSDDAIAKAQAMAKTVVDDLGGYGLFGVEFFVKGEEVIFSELSPRPHDTGMVTLVSQNLTEFDLHARAVMGLPVPDTIRARPAASAVILADQDSETVTYSGLAEAMEGGADIRIFSKPTSRPYRRMGVALATGSDTDTARAAARDAARKVSLHYS
- a CDS encoding aspartate kinase, translated to MARIVMKFGGTSMAGTERIRRVANIVRKQQARGHEVAVVVSAMAGETDRLVNFCREANAMYDPAEYDVVVASGEQVTSGLLALTLQSLGCKARSWLGWQLPVNTIEAHAKARIDSIDADELIASMERGEIAVIPGFQGRGADGRVTTLGRGGSDTSAVAVAAAVKADRCDIYTDVDGVYTTDPRIVAKAKKQKAVTYEEMLELASVGAKVLQTRSVGLAMKEGVRVQVLSSFVGEDAIPADEHPGTMIVSEDEMDELVEKGEVERQHVTGIAHDKNEAKVILTRVPDKPGAVAHIFEPLAAASINVDMIIQNVGRDKGETDVTFTVPQADLARAQALLEDKRGDIGFNRLITDSQVAKISVVGVGMKSHAGVASTMFKALADRGINIQAITTSEIKVSVLIDEDETELAVRVLHTAYGLDAADEVA
- the ubiG gene encoding bifunctional 2-polyprenyl-6-hydroxyphenol methylase/3-demethylubiquinol 3-O-methyltransferase UbiG; translation: MSDATTSASSNTSGGPTIRPEEAAHFGQLAKDWWDPKGSSAMLHRLNPVRLAYLREAIDLHWAGDIEARRPLAGKSALDVGCGAGLLCEPLARLGAEVTGVDAAPENTAAAALHAEGGGLEIRYIAGEIGSLDIGTFDLVTAMEVIEHVADKQAFVAALAARLAPGGLMVLSTPNRTPQSRLLMIGAAEGVGLIPKGTHHWDDFITPEELGALLAEAGLDMGEPRGIGFSPTRGLHLSDDLALNYIVTARAR
- a CDS encoding glycerophosphodiester phosphodiesterase, producing the protein MMKSILARRVKATLLAMLAALFTLNSAYAADSDFLVIAHRGSSGERPEHTLAAYERAIDQGADYIEPDLVVTKDLHLVARHETEIGETTDVAVREEFADRKRTKTIEGRAVTGWFAEDFTLAELRTLRVRERLPELRPANARFDGLYQIPTFAEILALVQAKETETGRTIGLYPELKHPTWLLQEEGIDTVDLLATALEDAGLDGSDAPVFVQVFEVGPLKRMNALVDTPLVLLISSQGGPYDEPAMGWADIMTPSGLAEVATYADGIGPYLGHVLKADGTPTGLVAAAHQAGLKVHPWTLRKENAFLPPALRRGEAEGDTGNLAALVQLVMASGADGVFTDDPAPVLSALER
- a CDS encoding ArsC family reductase, coding for MTIHLYGIPNCDTIKKARRWLDTQGIGYTFHDYKKEGADPEKLSAWIEAEGVDTVLNRRGTTWRQLPDAEKEGVDAEKAVQLLEANPSMIKRPVVEHAGGLLVGFKEDAWAAALQ
- a CDS encoding enoyl-CoA hydratase, translating into MIASTNQNLFAAAFAIAISAALFASAIIPASPAVFA
- a CDS encoding enoyl-CoA hydratase; the encoded protein is MFDTTNQSLFAAAFAVTVSAVLFATAIVPASPAVFA
- the ruvC gene encoding crossover junction endodeoxyribonuclease RuvC, giving the protein MLILGLDPSLSCTGWGVIRAEGSRITHIANGQVPTDAKAPMALRLAGLQEALVEVIGEYAPERAAAEEVFVNKNPQSTLKLAQARGCVLAACGAAGLPVNEHAARLVKKAVVGTGGADKRQVQAMLAVLLPGAKIAGADAADALAVAIADAHLTPSR
- a CDS encoding YebC/PmpR family DNA-binding transcriptional regulator yields the protein MAGHSKFKNIMHRKGAQDKKRSNLFSKLSREITVAAKMGMPDPDMNPRLRLAVNNAKSQSMPKDNIQRAIDKATSGDDENYEEVRYEGYGPGGSAIIVEALTDNRNRTATAVRTAFSKNGGNLGTEGSVAHGFERLGFIFYPADAGDEEKVLEAAMEAGADDISSSEDGHEIWTAAEDLHQVAGDLEKALGEAETVKLAWKPNLTVEMDEKGAGTLLKLIDALEDDDDVQTVWGNYDISDDIMDKVGG